The genomic stretch GTTTTGCTCAGGGTCTTGGCTCAGAATGACAGGATACTTATAGCCTAATTGTAAAAGAAAATGTCTGTTGTATATCAAGGGATGGCTTGGTGTTATCCCCCCACTAATCACTTCTTTGCCTTTATTAAAGATACGAACTTTACTAACAAAATCTTTTATTCTGTCTTCTGTTGGATAATGAACAATGCTAAACTTATCAAGATAAATTTCAAAAGGTAGTCTCTTTTGTAATTTACTATCAGGTAAGAAAATGACATTACTTTTTTCATTCTCTGGTAATGCAAGGTAGCCATAGAAACTATTTTTGCCAAGAAATATTCCAAAGAATAACACAACTATTCCGAAGTAAATAATGAGAGTACCCAATTTACCTGCACTCCGCTTGTCTGGAATTTTCAACTCAAAGATAAGTCTTGCAAAGGTAATTAAAATTGTGAAAAAGAAT from bacterium encodes the following:
- a CDS encoding cytochrome c biogenesis protein ResB, with amino-acid sequence MNNKLIKVNLFILCLIAVASIVGSILDEVTTQKLVYGSMWFRLTGVSFFFTILITFARLIFELKIPDKRSAGKLGTLIIYFGIVVLFFGIFLGKNSFYGYLALPENEKSNVIFLPDSKLQKRLPFEIYLDKFSIVHYPTEDRIKDFVSKVRIFNKGKEVISGGITPSHPLIYNRHFLLQLGYKYPVILSQDPEQNEGEAKNLTPMSILRVSFNPGLAIIFISYPIILIGMFIVFISTFKR